One window from the genome of Coffea eugenioides isolate CCC68of unplaced genomic scaffold, Ceug_1.0 ScVebR1_3598;HRSCAF=5059, whole genome shotgun sequence encodes:
- the LOC113758090 gene encoding calmodulin-binding protein 60 A-like: MVNQKFNSIRNLQEQRFEEMNQRILAIGQRIDKHEVVVEKLLVSSRSNLEKTIQETKQRCMKLKFNSNISVPIRTGEQIKGEGGSNLQLSLIDNCTGAVVDFGREASAKVEIVALKEGLDDDEGDAWTAEQFQSKIARDREGKQYVLAGNLQPKLNKGTVSLSDVMFRSSQRHNGGIFKLGAWVVDTFDGSQVIEAKTKSFKVLDYRGKYTQKHYPPSASDEVWRLENIAKNGATHERLKGANVNYVKDFQTRLSEDPEELKCLVGLRPTQWEATVRHAQTCKPDNMVGQVPAPAPGDACNMLVASAHEDKGIPFDGNIMPALESITLRRKQKLIEPAFEPMIRKIVKEEVDLAMKKYLISIRRTCGKEICPSESGSLQLQFLSGISLPVFTGTRIEGRDFNNLQVALVDPFTGQVVSIGPQSAAKVEIVVLEGDFDGDESDNWTFEEFKNNIVREREGKKPLLTGDAFLTLEQGIGVVSDISITDNSSWTRSRKFRLGARVVDNSDGNRVKEAKTDSFIVRDHRGELYKKHHPPSLADEVWRLEKIGKDGAFHRCLRKERIKTVKDFLTLYFVDPARLRNVRIYWISLPYILLIPQDFEKSVMFHIGLFSNFCPTFPRAIKKSIL; the protein is encoded by the exons ATGGTGAATCAGAAATTCAACAGTATAAGAAACCTTCAGGAGCAACGGTTCGAGGAGATGAATCAAAGAATT CTTGCTATTGGTCAAAGAATAGATAAACATGAAGTGGTTGTGGAGAAGCTTTTGGTTAGTAGTAGGAG TAATCTTGAGAAGACAATACAGGAGACCAAACAAAGATGCATGAAGTTAAAATTCAACAGCAATATCTCTGTTCCTATTCGAACTGGTGAGCAAATCAAAGGAGAAGGAGGTAGCAATTTGCAACTGTCTCTGATTGATAATTGTACAGGAGCAGTTGTTGACTTTGGACGAGAAGCCTCTGCTAAAGTGGAAATAGTTGCTCTCAAGGAAGGTCTGGATGATGATGAAGGAGATGCTTGGACAGCTGAACAGTTTCAAAGTAAAATTGCTCGAGACAGGGAAGGAAAACAATATGTTCTTGCAGGAAATTTGCAACCGAAATTGAATAAAGGAACTGTGTCTTTGTCTGATGTTATGTTTAGAAGTTCTCAACGCCATAATGGTGGCATCTTCAAGCTAGGGGCTTGGGTTGTTGATACTTTTGATGGCAGTCAAGTAATCGAAGCGAAGACAAAATCTTTCAAAGTCCTTGACTATCGTGGAAAAT ATACCCAGAAGCATTACCCCCCATCTGCATCTGATGAGGTTTGGCGGTTAGAGAACATTGCGAAAAATGGTGCTACCCATGAACGTCTGAAGGGGGCAAATGTGAACTATGTGAAGGATTTCCAGACTAGACTCTCAGAAGACCCGGAAGAGCTCAAATGT CTAGTAGGTCTGCGTCCAACGCAGTGGGAGGCCACGGTGAGACACGCTCAAACATGCAAACCTGATAATATGGTTGGACAGGTTCCAGCCCCTGCACCA GGTGATGCTTGCAATATGTTAGTAGCATCTGCACATGAAGACAAAGGAATCCCTTTTGATGGTAATATCATGCCAGCTTTGGAGTCAATAACCTTGCGAAGAAAGCAAAAATTGATCGAGCCAGCTTTTGAGCCAATGATCCGTAAAATT GTGAAAGAGGAAGTTGACTTGGCAATGAAAAAGTACTTGATCAGTATAAGAAG gACTTGTGGGAAAGAGATATGCCCTTCTGAATCAGGAAGTTTACAGTTACAGTTTCTAAGTGGCATTTCTCTTCCAGTTTTTACTGGAACACGTATAGAAGGCAGGGATTTTAACAATCTACAAGTTGCCTTAGTTGATCCTTTTACTGGGCAAGTTGTTTCCATTGGTCCTCAATCTGCTGCAAAAGTTGAAATAGTAGTTCTTGAGGGAGATTTTGATGGTGATGAAAGCGATAATTGGACCTTTGAAGAGTTCAAGAATAATATTGTcagagaaagggaaggcaagaaACCCCTTCTCACTGGGGATGCTTTTTTGACTCTTGAACAGGGCATTGGTGTGGTCAGTGACATTTCTATCACAGACAACTCAAGCTGGACAAGAAGCCGCAAATTCAGGCTGGGGGCAAGAGTTGTGGACAATTCTGATGGTAACAGAGTGAAAGAGGCCAAAACAGACTCCTTCATTGTCAGGGATCATCGTGGAGAAT TGTACAAGAAGCATCACCCTCCTTCTCTGGCAGATGAAGTATGGCGCCTAGAAAAGATAGGAAAAGATGGAGCTTTTCACAGATGtctgagaaaagaaagaatcaaAACTGTGAAGGATTTCCTTACCCTCTATTTTGTTGATCCTGCAAGGCTTCGAAATGTAAGAATTTATTGGATTTCCTTACCCTATATATTGTTGATCCCACAAGACTTTGAAAAATCAGTGATGTTTCATATAGGATTGTTCTCAAATTTTTGCCCTACTTTTCCAAGGGCCATTAAAAAGTCCATTCTCTGA
- the LOC113758091 gene encoding uncharacterized protein LOC113758091 → MDSNILVVGQMAHGSSSSSNDAVWKKIWLLDIPNKKRHFLWHICQNCLPIPDNLQKRRIPIDVKCVDEWVKKILQSLPPKDYKDFAALSYEIWGNRNDAFFNGKARHPLTLVSYALNSQVTFREANLQATTIQSPRHSSVWSLPLASHFKVNFDASISTIHQIVGIGVVVRSCDGQFIAGLSKKLRILSSAELAEALAAREVALLAKILMIPSFILEGDAFSVIKHISSSDEILSDLGSVLEVIRITLSAQHLADIVWTPRDANKVVHCLVNFAKTSSLLESLRLLSNN, encoded by the exons ATGGACTCTAATATCCTTGTTGTGGGCCAGATGGCGCATGGGTCCTCTAGTTCTAGTAATGATGCGGTTTGGAAGAAGATCTGGTTGCTTGATATCCCTAACAAGAAGAGGCATTTTCTCTGGCATATTTGTCAAAATTGTTTACCTATACCAGACAATCTTCAGAAAAGAAGGATTCCGATAGATGTCAAATGC GTGGACGAGTGGGTAAAGAAGATTCTTCAATCCTTACCACCTAAAGACTACAAAGATTTTGCTGCTCTCAGTTATGAAATCTGGGGCAACAGAAATGATGCATTCTTCAATGGTAAGGCTCGGCATCCCTTAACTTTGGTGAGCTATGCTCTTAATAGTCAAGTAACATTCCGAGAGGCTAATCTCCAAGCTACAACTATCCAGTCACCAAGGCACTCCTCAGTTTGGTCTTTGCCTCTAGCTTCCCACTTCAAAGTCAACTTCGATGCCTCTATTTCAACAATACACCAAATCGTTGGCATTGGTGTGGTGGTCCGCAGCTGTGATGGTCAGTTCATTGCTGGCTTATCCAAGAAGTTACGTATCCTAAGTAGTGCAGAGTTGGCAGAGGCTCTTGCTGCAAGGGAGGTGGCTTTGCTGGCTAAGATATTGATGATCCCAAGCTTCATTCTTGAGGGGGACGCATTCTCAGTTATAAAGCATATTAGTAGCTCGGATGAGATCCTTTCTGACTTGGGCAGTGTATTAGAGGTTATCCGTATCACTTTGTCTGCCCAACACCTTGCCGATATAGTCTGGACTCCTAGAGATGCAAATAAGGTTGTGCATTGTTTAGTAAATTTTGCTAAAACATCCAGCCTTCTTGAATCTCTCCGACTTTTGTCAAACAATTAG